A genomic stretch from Aminobacter aminovorans includes:
- a CDS encoding type I secretion protein — MNSVYLDKVSDAIAHFVGLFDMNVEAARQKQAYDGFKATQEAEKQLPDPETVAIKVDASHTLKDFDPHVPYLAMRPEIEQVTVWSKVAFAPPEVPIPDGPFLHDFTRIPDGTTVGSGGVVLPQIDPPGDLAAIINQEIRLSDNDYVGFGGSGLKFTPAAPDNSALDDLQQAAADLSPIDDLTLPGTTEEMATFVTTAVDRFDAFDAADHGNADVFSVKGETIEGTYLNGQLVDEAGVPKMEDYVNFLKEQDDDEDVAGPDGPLDMDTPPDSGNFMDGWGDGTVNPSVDISTGGNSVINSAVVVNEWVSAEVIAVMGDHFSLNAIVQINGTCDVDSVGSAVGGWPFDPGGENQSFNIAMFKHIDPSAETDGEAAPPPAGFPAYYVVTEISGDLLMMNWIEQYAYVMDNDVVIASSSGVQSVVSTGENTAFNGLSLYELGSYYDLIIVGGNVYDASIICQLNLLLDNDMIGAVDGFETTGEGSASTGGNLLWNQASIVNVGAGTCEPLPDGYDTAAADLAAGNKELPNSILQDAAFAGIGVLRVLYISGDIYNLQYIKQTTVVGDSDQVALAMNQMVANPDAEWTITTGGNQLVNDATIVDVDGASKIYVGGDSYSDEILIQANLVSSEPDLGGQDPDTLVNEAVAFLDDSNGDDTGDASQGTNIAPQAADSGSADVMQHMLG, encoded by the coding sequence ATGAATTCCGTTTATTTGGACAAGGTCTCTGACGCGATAGCCCACTTCGTCGGGCTCTTCGATATGAACGTCGAGGCAGCACGTCAAAAGCAGGCCTATGATGGGTTCAAGGCGACCCAAGAGGCTGAAAAGCAGCTTCCGGACCCTGAAACCGTCGCCATCAAGGTCGACGCCTCCCACACACTCAAGGATTTTGATCCGCATGTGCCGTATCTGGCGATGCGGCCGGAGATCGAGCAAGTCACAGTCTGGTCGAAGGTTGCCTTCGCTCCTCCTGAAGTACCCATCCCCGACGGGCCATTCCTGCACGATTTCACCCGCATTCCCGATGGCACGACGGTCGGGTCGGGTGGCGTCGTGCTGCCACAGATCGACCCGCCAGGGGACCTGGCCGCCATCATCAATCAGGAAATCCGCCTCTCCGACAACGACTATGTCGGCTTCGGCGGCAGCGGCTTGAAGTTCACTCCGGCAGCGCCGGACAACAGCGCGCTGGACGATCTGCAACAGGCCGCGGCCGACCTGTCGCCGATCGACGACCTGACACTTCCAGGCACGACCGAGGAGATGGCGACGTTCGTGACCACCGCCGTGGACCGGTTCGACGCATTCGATGCGGCCGACCATGGCAACGCCGACGTCTTCAGCGTGAAGGGCGAGACCATCGAAGGCACATACCTCAACGGCCAGCTGGTCGACGAGGCCGGTGTTCCCAAGATGGAGGACTACGTCAACTTCCTGAAGGAACAGGACGACGACGAGGACGTGGCTGGACCGGACGGCCCGCTCGACATGGACACACCTCCTGATTCCGGCAACTTCATGGACGGCTGGGGTGACGGCACGGTGAACCCGAGCGTCGACATCAGCACAGGCGGCAACTCCGTCATCAACAGCGCGGTTGTGGTCAACGAGTGGGTCTCGGCAGAGGTCATAGCCGTCATGGGCGACCACTTCTCGTTGAACGCGATCGTCCAGATCAACGGCACATGCGATGTCGACAGCGTCGGCTCGGCGGTGGGCGGCTGGCCTTTCGATCCTGGCGGTGAAAACCAGAGCTTCAACATCGCCATGTTCAAGCACATAGACCCTTCCGCCGAAACCGATGGCGAGGCCGCGCCTCCACCTGCCGGTTTCCCGGCCTACTACGTGGTCACCGAGATTTCGGGCGACCTGCTCATGATGAACTGGATCGAGCAATATGCGTACGTCATGGACAATGACGTCGTCATCGCTTCCTCGTCCGGCGTTCAGTCGGTCGTTTCGACCGGCGAAAATACCGCCTTCAACGGCCTCAGCCTGTACGAGCTCGGCAGCTACTACGACCTCATCATCGTCGGAGGCAACGTCTACGACGCCAGCATCATCTGTCAGCTCAACCTGCTGCTCGACAACGACATGATCGGCGCCGTCGACGGCTTCGAGACGACGGGCGAAGGCTCCGCCTCGACGGGCGGAAACCTGCTGTGGAACCAGGCGAGCATCGTCAATGTCGGTGCGGGCACCTGCGAGCCGCTGCCCGATGGCTACGACACCGCAGCCGCCGATCTCGCGGCCGGCAACAAGGAGTTGCCGAACTCAATCCTCCAGGACGCAGCCTTCGCCGGCATCGGCGTATTGCGCGTGCTCTATATCTCCGGCGACATCTACAATCTGCAGTACATCAAGCAGACCACGGTGGTGGGCGATAGCGACCAGGTGGCGCTTGCCATGAACCAGATGGTCGCCAATCCCGATGCGGAATGGACCATCACCACCGGCGGCAACCAGTTGGTCAACGATGCCACCATCGTCGACGTAGATGGTGCGTCCAAGATCTATGTCGGCGGCGACAGCTACTCCGACGAGATCCTGATTCAGGCCAACCTCGTGTCGAGCGAGCCGGATCTGGGCGGGCAGGATCCGGACACACTCGTCAACGAAGCCGTGGCTTTCCTCGATGACAGCAATGGCGACGACACCGGCGACGCTTCTCAAGGCACCAACATCGCACCGCAAGCCGCCGATTCCGGATCGGCCGACGTCATGCAGCACATGCTGGGCTGA